The Haemophilus parainfluenzae genome window below encodes:
- a CDS encoding autotransporter outer membrane beta-barrel domain-containing protein, which yields MKNNKIFNRTFKVSLVAMGLGLVNSAWATDLTCSNSTGCQYSWGASPNWTFNKNQQTSISDAINVTITPGNYQNTAKTDVGTRTDGGQPLASSDSLFSIFDLTDRNNHITVKSGVNATLKEDYPSSSLLDISGAVATFEKGSKLIIEKNYAQIHNITDAYGDSSGNSAIESRGGKINTQADIEINNDGSSAIESQKTSVINSSNHSIKMNGKSDIAYALYGAEDIANISNVQITGNQDMQFAFDIGTDEENALQTIIANGLNVTLNNKSGLFTTSDSGSQTITLTNSESNTGYGLLAFPLGEDQLVKINLENTTLNATQALISLNDKNFPIEAEEGDDALDPKAAGVYHLNLTASKNSKLTGAILENPDSPVKNEISLSMSNSQWSFNKSSTLNNLDANSSEITFTPTSEYKTLTIKDNLTGSSTFNLNTNITENKSDKIVVKGTAEGNHKIGVTNQGANVANGKVTLVETNGGNAAFSLTNPNNRVDLGAYQYFLTKEGNNWVLANSKNAVTPTPPVAPVTPNKPVVTPSNPVVTPSNPVVAPSNPVVTPSNPVVTPSNPVATPSNPVVPPAAPVLPSTPLLSDLANAQVSLRQAQLLLVEDDLSGIHQRLGEVKNGEKGNVWVRNVNSRQKLAALSTGESETSGFKQNVYSLQVGADAAVTDNLRVGGFVGRSQANVDFNGYYGDGKVRSNSVGLYAAYLADNGIYVDNIVKYSRLYANSDHTEKRHYNAYTISSELGKRFSLASDWTITPQAQLAWTHISSQKNEDSLSSVYSRIGLRVAKGFALSNGWNLQPYAEVNAITSKNRSSKIHYTNSALDVASSRGRFESAVGLNAGFANHRFGLEVSRADGKNFDKPYAIQAVYRYQW from the coding sequence ATGAAAAACAACAAAATTTTTAACCGCACTTTTAAAGTGAGTTTGGTGGCTATGGGCTTAGGATTAGTTAATTCAGCATGGGCAACAGATCTCACTTGCTCAAACTCAACAGGATGTCAGTATTCTTGGGGTGCATCACCTAATTGGACTTTCAACAAAAACCAACAAACATCAATTAGTGATGCAATTAATGTAACTATTACTCCAGGAAACTACCAAAATACAGCTAAAACCGATGTTGGAACTAGGACTGATGGAGGACAACCACTAGCCTCTAGTGATTCACTATTTAGTATTTTTGACCTTACTGATAGAAATAATCATATTACTGTTAAATCTGGTGTAAATGCCACACTTAAAGAAGACTACCCTTCAAGTTCACTTTTAGATATATCGGGGGCTGTTGCTACTTTTGAAAAAGGCTCAAAACTCATTATTGAGAAAAATTACGCACAAATTCACAATATAACGGATGCTTATGGTGATTCAAGTGGCAACTCAGCGATTGAATCTCGTGGTGGCAAAATTAATACACAAGCTGATATTGAAATAAATAACGATGGTTCTAGTGCAATTGAATCTCAAAAGACCTCAGTTATCAATTCATCCAATCATAGTATCAAGATGAATGGAAAGAGTGATATTGCCTACGCATTATATGGTGCAGAAGATATAGCAAATATCAGTAATGTACAAATTACTGGAAATCAAGATATGCAATTTGCTTTTGACATCGGTACAGATGAAGAGAATGCGCTTCAGACGATTATAGCTAATGGTTTAAATGTAACTCTTAACAATAAAAGTGGCTTATTCACTACATCAGATAGCGGATCGCAAACAATAACACTAACAAATTCAGAAAGTAATACAGGTTATGGGTTGCTCGCATTCCCATTGGGCGAGGATCAGTTAGTTAAAATTAATTTAGAAAATACAACATTAAATGCTACTCAAGCATTAATCTCGCTTAATGATAAAAACTTCCCCATTGAAGCAGAAGAAGGCGATGATGCTTTAGATCCCAAAGCTGCAGGTGTCTATCATCTAAACCTTACAGCTAGTAAGAATTCTAAACTAACAGGTGCAATTCTTGAAAACCCAGATTCTCCAGTAAAAAATGAAATCAGCTTATCTATGTCTAATAGTCAATGGAGCTTCAATAAATCAAGCACATTGAATAACCTAGATGCTAACAGTTCTGAGATTACATTTACTCCGACTTCTGAATACAAAACATTAACAATTAAAGATAATCTCACTGGTTCTAGCACATTTAACCTCAATACCAATATCACTGAAAACAAAAGCGATAAAATCGTTGTTAAAGGCACTGCTGAAGGTAATCATAAAATTGGGGTAACGAACCAAGGTGCAAATGTTGCTAACGGAAAAGTGACACTTGTTGAAACCAATGGTGGTAACGCTGCATTTAGCTTAACGAACCCGAATAATCGTGTAGATTTAGGAGCTTACCAATATTTCCTAACAAAAGAAGGAAATAATTGGGTATTAGCGAATTCTAAAAATGCGGTCACCCCAACTCCACCTGTTGCACCAGTTACACCAAATAAACCTGTGGTAACTCCAAGTAATCCAGTGGTGACGCCAAGTAATCCTGTGGTGGCGCCAAGTAATCCTGTGGTGACGCCAAGCAATCCTGTGGTGACGCCAAGCAATCCTGTGGCAACTCCAAGTAATCCAGTAGTACCACCTGCAGCTCCAGTTCTACCAAGTACACCATTACTTTCAGACTTAGCAAATGCACAAGTTTCTCTTCGCCAAGCACAATTGCTTTTAGTGGAAGATGATTTAAGTGGCATTCATCAACGTCTAGGTGAAGTGAAAAACGGTGAAAAAGGTAATGTATGGGTTCGTAATGTGAATTCTCGCCAAAAATTAGCCGCACTTTCGACAGGTGAGAGTGAAACTTCTGGCTTTAAACAAAACGTATATAGCTTACAAGTGGGCGCTGATGCTGCTGTAACAGATAATCTCCGTGTTGGTGGATTTGTTGGTCGTAGCCAAGCTAACGTTGATTTCAATGGTTATTACGGTGATGGCAAAGTAAGAAGCAACAGCGTGGGCTTATATGCAGCTTACCTTGCAGATAACGGTATTTATGTAGATAACATCGTGAAATATAGCCGTTTATACGCTAACTCAGATCACACTGAAAAACGCCATTACAACGCTTATACTATTTCGAGTGAATTAGGCAAACGCTTTAGCCTTGCGAGTGATTGGACAATTACCCCGCAAGCACAATTAGCGTGGACACATATTTCATCACAAAAGAATGAAGATAGCTTATCTTCTGTTTATTCTCGAATTGGTTTACGTGTAGCCAAAGGCTTTGCATTAAGTAATGGTTGGAATTTACAGCCTTATGCAGAAGTAAATGCGATTACTAGCAAAAACCGTAGCAGCAAAATTCATTACACAAACAGCGCGCTTGATGTCGCAAGCAGCCGTGGACGTTTTGAAAGTGCGGTCGGTTTAAATGCTGGATTTGCAAATCATCGTTTTGGTTTAGAAGTAAGCCGTGCTGACGGTAAAAACTTCGATAAACCTTATGCAATTCAAGCAGTTTATCGCTATCAGTGGTAA
- a CDS encoding YadA-like family protein has product MVLGNNVTVDAGFDGAVVLGNESAPSKPMPVESITIQGTTYRFAGTNPTSTVSVGAEGKERQITHVAAGRITSTSTDAINGSQLYSVVEAINQKVTQHNKMLKAGIAGSAAIAGLPQVRGNGKSMISAGAGNFKGQNAIAVGYSRSSDNGKVLFRLSGSTNTQGDVVSSVGVGYEW; this is encoded by the coding sequence ATGGTGTTAGGCAATAATGTTACTGTTGATGCAGGGTTTGATGGCGCTGTAGTATTAGGTAACGAATCTGCGCCAAGTAAACCAATGCCTGTAGAAAGCATCACGATTCAAGGCACCACTTATCGATTTGCTGGTACAAATCCAACATCAACTGTCAGCGTAGGTGCCGAAGGTAAAGAGCGTCAAATTACGCACGTTGCAGCAGGTCGTATTACCAGTACATCAACGGATGCGATTAACGGCTCTCAACTTTATTCTGTTGTCGAGGCTATTAATCAAAAAGTTACCCAACATAATAAAATGCTGAAAGCTGGGATTGCGGGTTCTGCTGCAATAGCTGGATTGCCACAAGTACGAGGTAATGGTAAGTCTATGATTTCTGCGGGTGCAGGAAACTTCAAAGGACAAAATGCTATTGCTGTGGGATATAGCCGCTCTAGTGACAACGGTAAAGTATTATTCCGCCTAAGTGGAAGCACAAATACGCAAGGCGACGTGGTAAGCTCCGTTGGCGTAGGCTACGAATGGTAA
- a CDS encoding ABC transporter ATP-binding protein, which produces MIVFSNLSLKRGQTELLENASATINPKQKVGLVGKNGCGKSSLFSLLKKELTPEGGEINYPANWRVSWVNQETPALDISAIDYVIQGDREYCRLQQELEQANERNDGNAIARIHGQLETLDAWTIQSRAASLLHGLGFSQEETTQPVKAFSGGWRMRLNLAQALLCPSDLLLLDEPTNHLDLDAVIWLERWLVQYQGTLVLISHDRDFLDPIVTKILHIENQKFNEYSGDYSSFEVQRATKLAQQTAMYRQQQQKISHLQKYIDRFKAKATKAKQAQSRMKALERMELIAPAYVDNPFTFEFRPPLSLPNPLVMIEQASAGYGSGESAVDILSKIKLNLVPGSRIGLLGKNGAGKSTLIKLLAGELTALSGTVQLAKGVQLGYFAQHQLDTLRADESALWHMQKLAPEQTEQQVRDYLGSFAFHGDKVNQAVKAFSGGEKARLVLALIVWQRPNLLLLDEPTNHLDLDMRQALTEALVDYEGSLVVVSHDRHLLRNTVEEFYLVHDKKVEEFKGDLEDYQKWLSEQNSTPENKDSEKVGDNENSVQNRKEQKRREAELRQQTAPLRKKITQLEEKMNKFSSELANIENQLADAELYNAENKEKLTALLAQQVYVKKALDDVETEWMTAQEELEEMLQA; this is translated from the coding sequence ATGATTGTATTTAGTAATCTGTCCTTAAAACGAGGGCAAACGGAACTTCTCGAAAATGCTTCTGCTACGATTAATCCCAAGCAAAAAGTCGGCTTGGTGGGGAAGAATGGTTGTGGTAAGTCGTCTCTTTTTTCCTTATTAAAAAAAGAATTAACGCCAGAGGGTGGCGAGATAAATTACCCAGCAAATTGGCGGGTATCTTGGGTAAATCAAGAAACGCCTGCATTGGATATTTCAGCGATTGATTATGTAATTCAAGGGGATCGCGAATATTGCCGCTTGCAACAAGAGCTTGAACAAGCAAATGAACGCAATGACGGTAACGCCATTGCGCGCATTCACGGGCAATTAGAAACCTTGGATGCGTGGACAATTCAATCTCGTGCCGCTTCTTTATTGCATGGTTTAGGATTTAGCCAAGAAGAAACAACTCAGCCAGTAAAGGCCTTTTCGGGTGGTTGGCGGATGCGTTTAAATTTGGCTCAGGCATTGCTTTGTCCGTCAGATTTATTGTTACTGGATGAGCCGACCAACCATTTGGATTTGGATGCAGTTATTTGGTTAGAACGTTGGTTAGTGCAATATCAAGGCACTTTAGTATTAATTTCTCACGACCGTGATTTTCTCGATCCGATTGTGACGAAAATTCTCCATATCGAAAATCAGAAGTTCAATGAATACTCGGGCGATTATTCTTCCTTTGAAGTGCAACGGGCAACCAAATTGGCACAACAAACAGCGATGTATCGTCAGCAACAACAAAAGATCTCTCATTTACAAAAATATATCGACCGCTTTAAAGCCAAAGCAACTAAGGCCAAACAAGCACAAAGCCGCATGAAAGCCTTAGAGCGCATGGAACTGATTGCACCAGCTTATGTGGATAATCCTTTTACTTTTGAATTCCGTCCACCACTATCCTTGCCAAATCCTTTGGTGATGATTGAACAGGCGAGCGCAGGTTATGGCAGCGGTGAAAGTGCGGTAGATATTTTAAGTAAAATTAAGTTGAATTTAGTGCCGGGTTCGCGCATTGGTTTACTCGGTAAAAATGGTGCAGGAAAATCAACACTGATTAAACTTTTAGCGGGAGAACTGACCGCACTTTCAGGCACAGTGCAGTTGGCAAAAGGCGTGCAGCTTGGCTATTTTGCTCAGCATCAATTAGATACTTTGCGCGCAGACGAATCTGCCCTGTGGCATATGCAAAAACTTGCCCCAGAACAAACGGAGCAACAAGTTCGAGATTATTTGGGCAGTTTTGCGTTCCACGGCGACAAAGTTAACCAAGCGGTGAAAGCCTTTTCTGGTGGGGAAAAAGCTCGTTTGGTGTTGGCTTTGATTGTTTGGCAACGCCCGAACCTGTTACTACTTGATGAACCAACCAACCATTTGGATTTGGATATGCGTCAAGCATTAACGGAAGCGTTGGTCGATTACGAAGGTTCTTTGGTGGTGGTGTCTCACGATCGTCATTTATTACGCAATACCGTGGAAGAATTTTATTTGGTTCACGATAAAAAAGTGGAAGAATTTAAAGGCGATTTAGAAGACTATCAAAAATGGCTGAGTGAACAAAACAGCACGCCTGAAAATAAAGACTCAGAAAAAGTGGGCGATAATGAAAATTCGGTTCAAAATCGTAAGGAACAAAAACGCCGTGAAGCAGAGTTACGCCAACAAACTGCGCCATTACGTAAAAAAATCACGCAATTAGAAGAAAAAATGAATAAATTTTCTTCTGAGCTTGCGAACATAGAAAATCAACTGGCAGATGCCGAATTATATAATGCCGAAAATAAAGAAAAATTGACCGCACTTTTGGCTCAACAAGTGTATGTGAAGAAAGCATTAGATGATGTCGAAACGGAATGGATGACTGCACAGGAAGAATTGGAAGAAATGCTACAAGCATAA
- the aroE gene encoding shikimate dehydrogenase: protein MDLYAVWGNPIAQSKSPLIQSQLAAQTHQTMEYIAKLGDLEDFEQQLLAFFEEGAKGCNITAPFKERAYQLADEYSQRAKLAEACNTLKKLDDGKLYADNTDGIGLVTDLQRLNWLHPNQRILILGAGGATKGVLLPLLQAQQNIVLANRTFSKAKELAERFQPYGNIQAASMDSIPLQTYDLVINATSAGLSGGTAPVDTEILKLGSAFYDMQYAKDSDTPFIDYCKSLGLNNVSDGFGMLVAQAAHSFHLWRGVMPDFVAVYEQLK, encoded by the coding sequence ATGGATCTTTATGCTGTGTGGGGCAATCCGATTGCGCAAAGTAAATCGCCACTAATTCAAAGTCAGTTAGCAGCGCAAACGCATCAAACAATGGAATATATTGCAAAATTAGGTGATCTTGAGGATTTTGAGCAACAGCTTTTGGCATTTTTTGAGGAGGGCGCGAAAGGTTGCAATATCACTGCACCATTTAAAGAACGAGCTTATCAGCTGGCAGACGAATATAGCCAACGAGCAAAACTGGCGGAAGCCTGTAATACGCTAAAAAAACTTGATGATGGGAAACTTTATGCGGATAACACTGATGGGATCGGTTTGGTGACAGATTTACAACGTTTGAATTGGCTTCATCCAAATCAACGCATATTAATTCTAGGAGCAGGCGGAGCAACAAAAGGCGTATTATTGCCACTTTTACAAGCTCAACAAAATATTGTCCTTGCCAACCGCACTTTCTCCAAAGCCAAAGAATTAGCTGAAAGATTTCAGCCTTACGGCAATATTCAAGCCGCCTCAATGGATTCTATTCCGCTACAAACTTATGATTTAGTGATTAATGCAACTTCCGCTGGATTAAGTGGTGGAACGGCTCCAGTTGATACTGAAATTTTAAAATTAGGTTCAGCTTTTTACGATATGCAATATGCCAAAGACAGCGACACGCCTTTTATTGACTATTGTAAATCCTTAGGTCTGAATAATGTCAGCGATGGTTTTGGTATGTTGGTCGCTCAAGCGGCTCATTCATTCCATTTGTGGCGAGGCGTAATGCCAGATTTTGTCGCGGTTTATGAGCAATTAAAATAA
- the ilvC gene encoding ketol-acid reductoisomerase, with translation MANYFNTLNLRQKLDQLGRCRFMDREEFADEANFLKGKKIVIVGCGAQGLNQGLNMRDSGLDISYALRPEAIAEKRASFQRATENGFKVGTYEELIPTADLVVNLTPDKQHSKVVADVMPLMKKDSAFGYSHGFNIVEVGEEIRKDITVVMVAPKCPGTEVREEYKRGFGVPTLIAVHPENDPKGEGMAIAKAWAAATGGHKAGVLESSFVAEVKSDLMGEQTILCGMLQAGSIVCYDKLVADGKDPAYAGKLIQYGWETITEALKQGGITLMMDRLSNSAKLRAFELAEQIKESLGFLYYKHMDDIISGHFSATMMADWANGDKDLFAWREATGKTAFENAPKYDGKISEQEYFDNGVLMIAMVKAGVELAFEAMVASGIYEESAYYESLHELPLIANTIARKRLYEMNVVISDTAEYGNYLFSNVATPILAKEIIPTLQKGDLGEPTPAMEIDNITLRDVNDAIRNHPVELIGQELRGYMTDMKRIAVAG, from the coding sequence ATGGCTAACTATTTCAACACTTTAAATTTACGTCAAAAATTAGATCAATTAGGTCGTTGTCGTTTTATGGATCGCGAAGAATTTGCAGATGAAGCAAACTTCTTAAAAGGCAAAAAAATCGTTATCGTGGGCTGTGGTGCGCAAGGTTTAAACCAAGGTTTGAATATGCGTGATTCAGGCTTAGATATTAGTTATGCCTTACGCCCTGAAGCAATTGCAGAAAAACGTGCGTCATTCCAACGCGCAACCGAAAATGGTTTTAAAGTTGGTACTTATGAAGAATTGATTCCAACTGCAGATTTAGTCGTAAACTTAACGCCAGACAAACAACACTCTAAAGTGGTTGCTGATGTGATGCCTTTAATGAAAAAAGACTCTGCATTTGGTTATTCACACGGTTTCAACATTGTTGAAGTTGGCGAAGAAATTCGTAAAGACATTACAGTTGTAATGGTTGCGCCAAAATGTCCAGGTACTGAAGTGCGTGAAGAATACAAACGTGGTTTCGGTGTGCCAACATTAATCGCGGTTCACCCTGAAAATGACCCGAAAGGCGAAGGCATGGCCATCGCAAAAGCATGGGCTGCTGCAACGGGCGGTCATAAAGCGGGTGTTTTAGAATCTTCATTCGTGGCAGAAGTAAAATCTGACTTAATGGGTGAGCAAACTATCCTTTGCGGTATGTTACAAGCAGGTTCTATCGTATGTTATGACAAATTAGTAGCAGACGGTAAAGATCCAGCATACGCAGGTAAATTAATCCAATACGGTTGGGAAACGATTACCGAAGCATTAAAACAAGGTGGTATCACATTAATGATGGATCGCTTGTCAAACAGTGCAAAATTACGTGCATTTGAACTAGCTGAACAAATCAAAGAAAGCCTTGGTTTCTTATATTACAAACACATGGATGACATCATTAGCGGTCACTTCTCTGCAACAATGATGGCAGACTGGGCAAATGGCGATAAAGACTTATTCGCATGGCGTGAAGCTACAGGTAAAACCGCCTTTGAAAATGCACCAAAATATGATGGCAAAATTAGCGAACAAGAATACTTTGATAACGGTGTATTAATGATCGCAATGGTGAAAGCGGGCGTCGAATTAGCTTTTGAAGCAATGGTTGCAAGCGGTATTTATGAAGAATCAGCTTACTATGAATCACTTCACGAATTACCATTAATTGCGAACACCATCGCACGTAAACGCTTATATGAAATGAACGTCGTAATTTCAGATACTGCAGAATATGGTAACTACTTATTCTCTAACGTAGCGACCCCAATTCTTGCTAAAGAAATCATCCCAACCTTACAAAAAGGTGACTTAGGCGAACCAACCCCAGCAATGGAAATCGATAATATCACCTTACGCGATGTAAACGATGCAATCCGTAACCACCCGGTTGAATTAATCGGTCAAGAGTTACGTGGCTATATGACTGATATGAAACGTATCGCAGTTGCGGGTTAA
- a CDS encoding topoisomerase DNA-binding C4 zinc finger domain-containing protein, whose translation MNQSLFHHSKQQEYCPQCGAPLQIKQGKKGLFLGCSAYPECDYLRPLQRSEHKVLKTLDEICPKCGNLLQLKQGSFGMFIGCSHYPECDFVVREESESEEKITCPECKTGHLISRRGRQGKIFYGCDNFPKCKFSLPAKPYTVPCPTCHFPLSLLKSEDGEKQIFQCANKTCRHIFEQ comes from the coding sequence ATGAATCAAAGCCTTTTTCATCATAGCAAACAACAGGAATATTGCCCTCAATGTGGAGCGCCTTTGCAAATTAAACAAGGCAAAAAAGGGCTGTTTTTAGGTTGCTCTGCTTATCCTGAATGTGATTATTTGCGTCCTTTGCAACGATCGGAGCATAAAGTATTAAAAACACTTGATGAAATTTGCCCAAAGTGCGGTAATTTATTGCAGTTGAAACAAGGCAGTTTTGGGATGTTTATTGGTTGTAGCCATTATCCTGAATGTGATTTTGTGGTGCGGGAAGAATCTGAATCTGAGGAAAAAATTACTTGTCCTGAATGTAAAACGGGGCATTTGATTTCTCGTCGTGGTCGCCAAGGAAAAATTTTTTACGGTTGCGATAATTTCCCTAAATGTAAATTTTCTTTGCCTGCCAAGCCTTATACCGTGCCTTGCCCAACGTGCCATTTCCCACTTTCTTTGTTAAAAAGTGAAGATGGGGAAAAACAAATTTTTCAGTGTGCAAATAAAACTTGCCGTCATATTTTTGAGCAATAA
- the glpE gene encoding thiosulfate sulfurtransferase GlpE gives MSFKEITPQQAWEMVQQGAVLADIRDDARFTYSHPKGAFHLTNQSFLQFEELVDFDSPIIVSCYHGVSSKNVATFLVEQGYENVFSIIGGFDGWCRAELPIDTAY, from the coding sequence ATGTCATTTAAAGAAATTACGCCACAACAAGCTTGGGAAATGGTTCAACAAGGGGCTGTGTTAGCTGATATTCGCGATGATGCCCGCTTTACTTACTCGCATCCTAAAGGTGCTTTTCATTTAACGAATCAAAGTTTTTTGCAATTTGAAGAGTTAGTAGATTTTGACTCCCCTATCATTGTGAGCTGCTATCATGGGGTAAGCAGTAAAAATGTAGCGACCTTTCTAGTGGAACAAGGCTATGAAAATGTATTTAGTATTATTGGTGGATTTGATGGTTGGTGTCGAGCAGAATTACCAATTGATACAGCTTATTAA
- the rarD gene encoding EamA family transporter RarD — MFKGVLVSLFASFLFGYMYYFSTLLKPLSGTDIFGYRMIFTFPFVVLSVFMFKQKNALIHRLKLIKKQPHLALPYLFCGLLMGFQMWLFLWAPNNGSSLSVSFGYLLLPIVMVAAGRLIFKERISTFKFIAVVIAALGVISNIVLKGGLSWEAIVICVGYTTYFSVRKALKNSDLASFCLEMLSLIPISIYFALQTDFAVVEQSNPNIWGLLVLLGLISGTALIAYVIASNMLPMNLLGLLGYVETIMMIFVSFFIGEQIDAESYPLFICLVLAMILVVIDGVYKQHAKGSL, encoded by the coding sequence ATGTTTAAAGGTGTTCTCGTTTCATTATTTGCCTCATTTTTATTTGGCTATATGTATTATTTTTCTACACTGCTGAAACCTTTGAGTGGCACGGATATTTTTGGTTATCGGATGATTTTTACGTTTCCCTTTGTTGTCCTTTCCGTGTTTATGTTTAAGCAGAAAAATGCGTTGATTCATCGCTTAAAACTCATCAAAAAACAACCGCACTTGGCATTGCCTTATCTTTTTTGCGGCTTATTAATGGGTTTTCAAATGTGGCTTTTTCTTTGGGCGCCGAATAATGGCAGTTCGTTGAGTGTGTCTTTTGGTTATTTGCTTTTGCCAATTGTGATGGTGGCAGCAGGTCGCTTAATTTTTAAAGAACGTATTTCAACATTCAAATTTATTGCAGTCGTGATTGCCGCGTTGGGGGTGATTTCTAATATCGTGCTAAAAGGTGGGCTTTCTTGGGAAGCCATTGTGATTTGTGTTGGCTATACCACCTATTTTTCCGTTCGAAAAGCATTAAAAAATAGTGATCTCGCTTCTTTTTGTTTAGAGATGTTGAGCCTAATCCCAATTAGCATTTATTTTGCGTTACAAACAGATTTCGCAGTGGTTGAACAAAGCAATCCTAATATTTGGGGACTTCTTGTATTGCTTGGATTAATTAGCGGCACGGCATTGATTGCTTATGTGATCGCTAGCAATATGCTACCAATGAATTTGCTTGGCCTACTTGGTTATGTGGAAACCATTATGATGATTTTCGTATCGTTTTTTATCGGTGAACAAATTGACGCCGAAAGTTACCCGCTTTTTATTTGTTTAGTGCTCGCTATGATTCTTGTTGTGATTGATGGTGTGTACAAACAGCACGCAAAAGGAAGTTTATAA
- the ilvY gene encoding HTH-type transcriptional activator IlvY produces the protein MEFNDLQIFIHLSDTKNFAKTATQNHMSPSTLSRQIQRLEDELGKTLFIRDNRQVKLTEYGEKFLQFAKTEWQNWQQFKQQLKDESDELCGEIKLFCSVTASYSHLPHVLKEFRQRYPKVEIQLTTGDPALALELIQTQQVDLAIAGKPNNLPSSVAFHKIDDISLSLIAPRVACLATQLLQEKTINWQQMPFIFPVEGHARQRIEQWLREKHIKHPKIYATVAGHEGIVPMVGLGFGLAMLPDAVIDNSPMNNQISRLNLDKPIEPFELVICTQKRNLEQPLIRAFWAMLE, from the coding sequence ATGGAATTTAACGACCTACAAATATTCATCCACCTTAGTGACACAAAAAACTTCGCAAAAACCGCCACCCAAAACCATATGTCCCCTTCCACCCTTTCCCGTCAAATTCAACGGTTGGAAGACGAGTTAGGGAAGACACTTTTTATCCGTGATAATCGGCAAGTCAAACTTACTGAATATGGTGAGAAATTTTTGCAATTTGCTAAAACAGAATGGCAAAATTGGCAACAATTTAAACAACAACTTAAAGATGAATCCGATGAACTTTGCGGTGAAATTAAACTTTTTTGCTCTGTCACTGCATCTTATAGCCATCTTCCGCACGTACTTAAAGAATTTCGCCAACGTTATCCTAAAGTGGAAATTCAGCTGACGACGGGCGATCCAGCGCTTGCATTAGAGTTGATTCAAACACAACAGGTTGACCTCGCTATTGCGGGTAAGCCAAATAATCTGCCATCCAGTGTGGCATTTCATAAAATTGATGATATTAGCTTGTCTTTAATCGCACCGCGAGTGGCTTGTTTGGCAACACAATTACTGCAAGAAAAAACCATTAATTGGCAGCAAATGCCTTTTATTTTCCCTGTTGAAGGGCATGCTCGGCAGCGGATTGAGCAATGGCTACGGGAGAAACATATTAAACATCCGAAAATTTATGCTACCGTTGCAGGGCATGAAGGGATTGTTCCGATGGTAGGATTGGGGTTCGGATTAGCGATGTTGCCTGATGCGGTGATTGACAATAGCCCAATGAATAACCAAATTTCCAGACTTAATCTCGATAAGCCTATTGAGCCTTTTGAATTGGTTATTTGTACCCAAAAAAGGAATCTCGAACAACCCTTAATCCGTGCATTTTGGGCGATGTTAGAATAG
- a CDS encoding Sua5/YciO/YrdC/YwlC family protein, which translates to MNRKQIAEALRQNQVVAYPTEAVFGLGCNPQSESAVKKLLDLKQRLVEKGLILVAPSLDFFRPFVDFERINDEQLSRLQGKYERPTTWIVPAKSTTPHFLTGKFDSIAVRLCDHPSVKTLCEITGFALTSTSANLTGEPPCRTADEVRLQFGADFPVLDEMVGGAHNPSEIRDLRTNQLFRQG; encoded by the coding sequence ATGAATAGAAAACAAATCGCCGAGGCCCTTCGACAAAATCAAGTGGTTGCGTATCCCACTGAAGCTGTATTTGGCTTGGGCTGTAATCCGCAAAGTGAAAGTGCGGTAAAAAAATTACTCGATTTAAAGCAACGTCTAGTGGAAAAAGGATTGATTTTAGTGGCGCCTAGCTTGGATTTTTTCCGTCCTTTTGTTGATTTTGAGCGGATTAATGATGAGCAGCTTTCTCGCCTTCAAGGTAAATATGAACGTCCAACTACTTGGATTGTGCCAGCTAAATCGACCACCCCGCATTTTCTCACGGGCAAATTTGATAGCATCGCGGTACGTTTGTGCGATCACCCATCTGTGAAAACCTTGTGTGAAATCACGGGTTTTGCATTAACTTCAACGAGTGCAAACCTAACAGGAGAGCCACCTTGCCGCACCGCCGATGAAGTGCGGTTACAATTCGGTGCAGATTTTCCTGTATTGGATGAAATGGTAGGCGGGGCGCATAATCCATCCGAAATTCGAGACTTGCGCACAAATCAACTTTTTAGACAGGGATAA